The DNA sequence CGAGTCTACCTGTCCCGCGTACGCAGGTTTTTTTTTCTTCTCCTGGCATTAATACCCGCACTGGGGCCAGCCGTGGCTCAGCAGGCAACCGAGTCGTTCGAACACTTATCCGTTGCTGACGGACTTTCTCACAATTCAGTCAACTGCATCCTTCAGGACCGGGCCGGGTTCATGTGGCTGGGCACCAAAGACGGCCTGAACTGCTACGACGGGTATACATTCACCGTTTTTCGGCCCGACCCCACCGATCCTGCGCATAGCTTTCACAGCAACCGGGTGTCGGGGCTATTTCAGGATCACCTGGACCGGATATGGGCCGTAACGGAAGGAGGTGGCCTGCACGAAGTGAACCGGCTAACCGGCCGGGTAACGCCCCACCCCATTCAGGGTGCCGGCGCTAATCGATGGAACAACCAGCTGGCCGTCTATGAAGACCGTCAGGGGATGCTCTGGATCAGTACCTACAACGGGCTGGCCCGGTACGATGCGGCCAACCGGCATTTTACCCTCTACCCATCGCCCCAGCCGGATATGCCCATCAAGCGGATCTTCGAAGATAAGCAGCAGCGCCTGTGGGTATCTACCGCCAAAGGACTGCACCTCTTCGACCGCCGTCGTGGTCGGTACACGCTGGTTCCGGCACCCGTAGCGGGAGACCAGCCCGTATTCAACTCTATCTACCTCGACAACAGCAATCGGCTGTGGCTTGGTACGGCCGGGCACGGACTATTCTGGATCGATCTGAGCAAACAGCCACTGACGATCAATCCCTGCAACCCGGGCGGCAACATTCATAAGTTCGTCTTTCTGTACGCCGTTCAGCGCGACGACCGGCAGAACACCTGGGTTGGCACAACCGAAGGTCTGCAAGTCATCAGCGCCGATATGCGTCAAGTCAAAACCTACCGGCCCGACCCCACCACACCCGGAGCCATCAGCAGCATAAACGCCCAGGTCGTTTATTTTGACCGGGCCGGAACGCTATGGATAGGGACCGATAATGGTATCGACAAGAAGCCCGTTAATACCAAACCCTTTGTGACCTACCAGGTCAAGCGAACCATCGGGACTGCCAATCTGGTTGAGAACCGGGTTAATGCCGTTGTGCTTGACGGGCAGAACCGGCTCTGGCTCAGCAATCACCATGCCCTGTACCGAACCGACAGCCAGCAGAACAACCCCGTCCAGATCGACCCGGCGCGGTTGGGCGGGTCGGCTACGCGCCGAAACATCGTATTTTCGCTGCTGCCCAACGGCAAATCGGGCGTCTGGATCGGTACGGAAACCGGCCTGTACGCTTACGACGCCCAAACGGATCAGTACACCGCTTACCCCTCCGATATTTCCGCTCAGTTTATCAGCCGGGGGCCAACAGGTCACCTCTGGATTGGCTGCGAAGGCGGTATTGCCCGGTTCGATCCCACAACGCATACCTACACGTATTACAAATATGATCCTGCCGCTACCGGTAACACGGGGCTGCCCGACCGGTTTGTGTATACCTTGCTGGCCAGCCGCACCGGCAATGTATGGGTAGCAATCAATGGTAAGGGCATCAGCCGGCTCGACCCCGCCACGGGCCGGTTCACGCACTACAGCGCCGGTAGCCGGCCGGGGCAACTTAACAATGATGAGGTACTGACCTTTTACGAAGATGAAGCCGGTATGCTCTGGATCGGAACCAACCAGGGTGGCCTGAACCGGCTGGATCCCAAAACGGGGCGTTTCTCGGCTTTCACTACGCGCGAGGGGCTACCCAGCAACCGGATCGTTGGTATCGAGGGCGACCGGGCCGGCTATCTCTGGCTGAGTACCAACCACGGCATTTGCCGGTTCGACCCACGAACCGGTATGGTCCGGAACTACGATGTGGGCGACGGGCTACCGAGCAATGATTTTCTGGAAAATGCCGTCTTCAGTACAAGCCGGGAGATCCTGTTTGGTAGTCTCAACGGGCTGGTTAGGCTAATTCCCAATAACATCCGGGACGACAGGCGCCCTTTCGCCGTTCATATCACCGATTTCAAAGTCCTGAACAAAAGCCATCCATTAACCGATAGCGTCATTCGGCTGGCGTACAATGAAAATTTTGTCTCATTCGAATTTGCGGCCCTAACCTATGTGCTGCCCCAGCAGAGCCGGTATGCCTACCAGCTCACGGGCGTCGATCCCAAGTGGGTATCGAGTGGCAACCGGCGGTTTGCCAGCTATACCGACCTGCCGCCCGGCAACTACCAGTTTCGGGTAAAAGCGTCCAACAGTGACGGGATCTGGAATGATAAGGGAACGTCGGTACGGCTCGTCATTGGCTCGCCCTGGTGGGCTACCCCCTGGGCATACGGCGTGTATTTCCTGCTAGCCGGGGGCGTCATCGTTGGGTCGGTACGCGCCTACACAAGCCGTATCCGGCGCGAGCAGGAGCTGGAACTTAACCGCAAACAAACGGAGCAGCTTAAAGCGGTCGATGAACTCAAAACCCGCTTCTTTTCCAACATCACCCACGAGTTCCGCACCCCTCTGTCGCTCATCCTGTCGCCGGTGGAAAAGCTGCTGCAAGAGCCCTCTTTCGACACGCCTACCCAGCAGACCCTGTCTATGGTTCAGCGGAATGCCCGTCAGCTGCTTCGACTCATCAACCAGCTGCTGGATCTGTCCAAGCTGGAAGCCAACAGCATGGGCGTTGCTATGATGCAGGGTATCATTCCAGAGTTCATCGGCCAGTTGATCGACACGTTTTTGGCATCGGCGGAGCAGAAGGGAATCCAGCTGGTCTACACAACGGAACCGATGCCGCAGGAATACCTCTTCGACGCAGACAAATGGGAGAAAATTCTGACGAACCTGTTGTCGAACGCGGTAAAGTTCACTCCCTCCGGCGGTCAGGTAACGGTAAAGCTGTCGCTGACACCACCAGCCACCCAGTCCGGACAGCCTACCGTTGGCCTTATCGTAACCGATACGGGTATTGGCATTCCGGCCAGTGAACTTCCCCGCATTTTTGACCGCTTCTACCAGGTCGACAACTCCCGTACCCGCGCCTATGAAGGAACCGGCATTGGCCTGTCACTAGTGAAAGAACTGGTCGACCTGCTTGGAGGGACCATTACGGTCGACAGTACCCACGGCCAGGGGACAACCTTCTCGCTGACCCTGCCGGTGAAGCCGGCCGCTGAAGCAGCCGCGGCAGCCCAGGTGCCGAGAGCCGTACCAACCGGCGACGATCGACCAACCCTGGCAAGCCCCGCTAGTATGCTCCCCCAACCGCCCCGGGTTGGTACCGATTCGGACGAAGACCTGCTGACACCCCTCATACTGGTGGTAGAAGATAATGAAGAGCTGCGCGAGTTTATCGCTCGCGAGCTGTCAACGACGTACCGTGTCATGACGGCCGCCAATGGCGAAGCGGGCTGGGCGCTGGCGCAGACTGAACTCCCCGACGTTGTTGTATCAGACGTGATGATGCCGCTGATGGATGGGCATGAACTTACCCGGCTCCTGAAAACGCACCCGGAAACCGAGCATATTGCGGTCATTATTTTGTCGGCCAAAGCGGCTTACCAGAGCCGGGTTGAGGGCCTTAAAGAAGGAGCCGATGACTACCTGGCCAAGCCATTTCACCTGCCCGAGCTTCATCTGCGCCTGAACAATCTCGTTAGCCGGCAGCAGAAGCTGCGCGATTACTATCGTCGACAACTCACCCAGCCCGAAACACCCGTTCCCCTCGAAACAGAGCTGGACCCGTTCCTGCGTCAGGTGTACGAAATTCTGGAGAAGCACCTCACGGAGGTCGACATCAGTGTCGACTGGCTTGCCGACCGGATGGCCATGAGCCGCAAGACACTCTACCGAAAAGTGCAGACGCTGACGCAACTGGCTCCGAACGACCTGATCCGGCAATACCGGCTTCGCAAAGCGGCCGATTTACTCCGGGGTGGCCTCAACGCAGCCGAGACGGCTTACGAGACGGGCTTCAAAACACAGTCGCACTTTGCCAAGGTCTTTAAAGGATTCTACGGGTCCACACCAACCGACTTCCCCAACAAGCCCATAGAATAGTTATATTACATATCGACATAAGACAAACTGGCTTGATAATTGTCCCAAATGGAACAAAAGATGTCCCGAAATGGACAAAAATAGACGAACCAATACCCCACTTTTGAAGTGCCTAAGGCGTGTATTACACCTTCCTCTTTTTAACCATTTTTTGCCGCTGACCTTGGACTGTAAGGCGGCTTAAACTGGGTAATCCGTAATACAATGGGCCTTCTGCTTCTAACCACATCATGATACGTTTTTTGTCAAGCGTCAATCAGTCCACAGCCGGCAGCATCCTTGTTGCCGGCTGACGTGTATCCCGCCAGGTAGGCACCACAGGTTATCAGGCAAGATGGCTGGTGCTTATCTGGCCGGGGGCTGACGCTTCGCCCGTTCCAGTTCCCGGTATGCATCCTCAAAATCACGCCCCGCGTCAATGGCATTGGTCAGCGCCGGAACACCCGCCCGCCCTACCGTTGTGAGCCAGCGCGCAACCTCATCGGCGGCCGTTTGGTAAGCCAGCATTACATGGGCATAGTCACCCCCGAAAAAATCCCGTGTCGTTTCCAGATCGCTAAGTTTGACCACCGAACGCTGAACGAAGGGCATAGCATCGGCTTCATCGATGGGCGGGGCCAGCGCCTGCGTGCTGTCAGGGTGCTCCCAGATGGCGGGACTGCTAAACCGGTAGTCGACCATCAGCGCCAGGCCCTCGTTAAACCACTGCGGAATCTGCCGCTTCACCCGCCACCAGCCCAGCCGCGTGAATAGTTCGTCATGGCACAGTTCGTGGGCGATCACGTCGGCGTTGTTACCGTCCGGCCCCAGCACGAGGTACGAACCACCCCAGGGGGTTCCCAGGCTACAGCCCGCTCCCTCCCCACCCACGCAATACTGCTCATAGTCGGCCTGCTGCGGGCAGTAGATGAGCACCGCCTGCCCCCGCTTACTGCCCCAGAACCGCCCGATCCGATCGTAGGCCGTCAGAATATGCTTCCGTAGCTGCGCCTGCTGGCGAGCCGTAGCCGTCTGGCTCACGTAGACCGGTGCGCCCTGTTTCGATACGACTACCGCCCGAAAATCATCCGACCGGCTAACCCGCAGGCACCGGACCACCTGCGGATAGAGTAGTAAAAAGCCAATGGGAAGTGCGATCAGCAACGGCAGAACATAGCGGAATAGCAAACGCATGAAGAGGTCAACCAATCAAATGAAGGGTTTGTTGGGGTGCGATTTACAAACTGTTGCGTTTAAATCGTAAATCGCACTCCAAATTTAGCCGAAACAACATGCCTTCATCTCTTATCATTGGCGCGGGTATGGCGGGGTTAACAGCCGCCCGTGAACTGAGCCGGCACGGCTGGAACGTTACCGTGTTGGACAAAGGCCGTGGTCTGGGCGGACGGCTGGCAACCCGGCGGCTGGAGCAGGCGCGGCTGGATCATGGCGCTCAATATTTTTCGGCTACTACGCCCGAATTTCAGGAGACCGTTCAAGCTCTCGTTGCCAATGGCGTCAGTACCGAATGGCCTCTGAACGGGGGCGACACTACGTTTGGCCAGCCCCGTTACATCGGTATCGACGGTATGAATACCGTTGCCAAAGCGCTGGCGAAAAACCTGACCGTTCGAACGGGAGAAACCGTTATCGCCATCCGGCCCGTAACCAACGGATGGCTCGTTGAGACAGCGTCGGGACAGCGTTACCCGGCCGATACGCTCCTGATTACCATACCCGCCCCGCAGGCGTTGTCACTGCTTCAACAAAGCGACTATATCCTGCCTGTGGATGACGCCGTATCGCTGGCGGCTATTGACTACGAACCCTGCCTGGCCGTTATGGCTGCCCTGAACCAGTCCAGTGCCCTGCCCGAACCCGGTGCTTTTCGCTACGAAACCGGCGATATAGCCTGGATTGTCGATAACACCCGAAAGGGCATTTCACCGAATCAACCATCAGTAACTATTCACGCCAGCGCCGACTTCAGCCGCGCGCATTTCGACAGCGATCTGGACGGGGCTGGTCAGTACCTGCTTCAGCAGGTGAGCCAATGGATTCCCGCCGGTTCAATAAACGCGGTACAGGTCCACCGGTGGCGGTACAGCCTTGCCCGGCAACGGCATCCAGCGCCTTTTCTGGCCGTCAACACCGTTCATCCGCTGCTATTCGGGGGCGATGGGTTCGGGGCCGGTAACGTAGAGGGCGCTTATACGTCAGGCCTGCAGATGGCCCGTTTTCTAACCGCTACGTAGCGGTCAGGCGGGTAGTGCTTCCCGATTGCCCACGCGAACAACGTCGTAATGAGCCGGGTTAACGCGCCGAGTTGCCTGGCGGTAGGTCACGGTGAGCGCGGGCCAGAGCGTTGTGTTCTTGCCGCGCGAGTCCATGTACCAGCTTTGGCAGCCCGATGCCCATACCGTGCCAGCCAGCTTTTGCTGAATGCCGGCGTTGTATTCTTTCTGTGCTTCGGCTTTCACATCCAGAAAAGCCCCAGGGCCTGCCCGATCCAATAGATCGAGATAGCCCAGTACGTACTGAACCTGCGACTCAATCATGTGGATAATGGAGGTATGCCCCAGTCCGGTATTAGGCCCTACCAGAAACAAAAGATTGGGGTAGCCCGACGCGGTAATACCATAGTGAGCCTCGGGGCCCGTTTCGAGCCACTGGTCGAAAAGGTTGTGCCCCTTCCGACCCACGATGTGCAGGTCGCAGATGATTTCTGATGCGACGAAGCCCGTTCCAAAAATGATATAATCAAACGGGCGTTCAGTGCCATCGGTGGTAACGATACCGGCTGGTGTAGCCCTGTCAATCCGGTCGGTCACCAGCTCCACGTTGGGCCGGGTGAGTGCCGGGTAATAGTCATCGGAAACCAGTACCCGCTTGCATCCAAGCTTGTAATCGGGGGTGACCCTGGCGCGGAGCACGGGGTCTTTAATAGCGGCATTCAGGTGCTTCAAGGCTTCTTTCGTCCCTAACCGGTTAAAGGTTTCATTGCCCAGGAACGATAGCCCGCGCAGTTCGTTCAGCCAGTAGATGAACGAACGATACGTTTTCTGAACGATGGGCATCCGCCGAAACAGCCGTTGCTCCCGCGCAGATATAGCCCGATCCATACGCGGGGTTACGTAAGGCGCGGTTCGCTGGAATACGGTCAACTGCCCGGCAACGAGCGCCAGCTGCGGCACGATCTGAATAGCACTGGCCCCGGTGCCAATCACGGCCACCCGCTTACCGGTGAAATCGCAGGTTGAATCCCAGTTGGACGAATGAAAAGCCCGACCCGCGAAACTGTCCATACCGGCAATAGTCGGCAGGCTGGGTCGGTTCAGGGGGCCGATAGCGCCAATGACGACGCGGGCCGTAGTCTGGTTACCCCGGTGGTCGGTGAGCGTCCAGAATGCATCTTCTTCAGAAAACTCCGTGCGAATAATAGCCGTGTTATACCGAATGGCCGGCGCCAGCTGGTAGGTGGCTACTACGTGTTTGAGGTAGTCAAGGATCTCGGGTTGGGTGGAGTACATGCGCGACCAGTTGGGATTGGGCGCGAACGACAGGGAATACAAATGAGACGGTACGTCGCAGGCGCAACCCGGATACACATTGTCCCGCCAGGTTCCGCCAACCTCAGCCGCCCGTTCAAAAACGAGGAAAGAAGTTTGGCCCCGCTGTTTCAGTCGGACGGCCGCCCCCAGACCGGCAAAGCCAGCCCCAATAATGGCAACATCAACATCGGGCTTCATAGGAACGTCTCGGCTGTAGTGTGTCAGTAAAACTAACAAAATATACGCCCTTTCTGGTATTTTCCGGCACACAATGCCAGCCAATATGTTCTTGCTAAAACCGGTTATGCTTCCTTATATAGGTATATATCAACCTGATCAAATGACCTATAAATCATAAAAAGCCCCGGTATAAACCGGGGCTTCAGAATAATGCTTTCGTTCAAGGAAGGTCATCAGCCAGTGCTCTACCACTGGTTTGCTTGGTTCAATCAGGTTTTACCGGCTTCGGTCCGTACCGGACGGGACGATTTTAATCACAGCAATCACGACGAAAATCTTATTTGGCTTCTACTTTCTTGGCATTTTCCCGTTCGAGCGCAATATTCAAGCTCGAATAAATTCGGCGAATGGCCGTTTCCAGGCGTTCCCAGCCAGCCTCTGTGCGAAGATCGATATCGACAATCTTATCCCGCTGGGTGCTGATGAGGACCATGTGCGTGACGGCAGCAACCATCAGGCTGGTAATAGCGACAGGATCGAAATCGGAATAGGGAGCCAGTTTGTCAATCAGATCTTTGTAGGACTGATCGCGAAAGTCGGCAAGCCGACGGGCGAGTTCCGTCTCACCGTGGCTCATTTCCCACCGGATCAACTCCTGGGACGGCTTGCGGGCGCGAAACTCGCGCATGAACTGAATGGTGTACTCCGACCATACCTTGCTGCGATTTTCGGCAGGCAGTGAATCAGGTACTGATTCGAGAAACTTCTCATTGAACATGGACAGGAAGAACCCGCGCTGTACATACGCTTCCAATAATCCATTCCAACCACCAAAATAACGGTAGATGAGCACCTTGTTGACGCCTGCACGCTCGGCAACGGCATTGATACCCGCCTTTTCGGTACCCCGCTCAGCCATCACATCGCCCATCGCGCGAAGGATACGTTCCATGGTCATCTGGCGATTTCTACGCTTGACAACTTTCATACTGTTAACCGTTTTATGTTTTTGATTAGGCGTGTGTCAGCAAACCCGGGCGGGTTGCTATTCTTTTACTATAACTCTACAGAATTTATAGTCTGGGTACAAATATGTATAATATCGCTGATGTTACCAAGGGGTAACCTCAACGGCGTACCGGAAAAATGATGAACTGCTCTGCCAGCTGATTAATGGCTTCCAGCAACTTGCGTTTGGGAACAACAATAGGCAGCCAAAACGGGGAGAAAGGGTCATCATGCCAGTCGGGCGCTACCTCGTTTGCCAGCTTAATCTGCAGCAGAAACTCATCCGTATCGGCCGAGATGCACTCAAAGCTCAGGCAGGGTTCTCTGAACAAAAGCCGGTTCTGGGAGCGGCCGGTGGCGTACAGATGACGAAGCCAGTTCAGGAGCATGTCAATC is a window from the Spirosoma rigui genome containing:
- a CDS encoding hybrid sensor histidine kinase/response regulator transcription factor codes for the protein MTSHQAFRPSGARLHDAEQRVYLSRVRRFFFLLLALIPALGPAVAQQATESFEHLSVADGLSHNSVNCILQDRAGFMWLGTKDGLNCYDGYTFTVFRPDPTDPAHSFHSNRVSGLFQDHLDRIWAVTEGGGLHEVNRLTGRVTPHPIQGAGANRWNNQLAVYEDRQGMLWISTYNGLARYDAANRHFTLYPSPQPDMPIKRIFEDKQQRLWVSTAKGLHLFDRRRGRYTLVPAPVAGDQPVFNSIYLDNSNRLWLGTAGHGLFWIDLSKQPLTINPCNPGGNIHKFVFLYAVQRDDRQNTWVGTTEGLQVISADMRQVKTYRPDPTTPGAISSINAQVVYFDRAGTLWIGTDNGIDKKPVNTKPFVTYQVKRTIGTANLVENRVNAVVLDGQNRLWLSNHHALYRTDSQQNNPVQIDPARLGGSATRRNIVFSLLPNGKSGVWIGTETGLYAYDAQTDQYTAYPSDISAQFISRGPTGHLWIGCEGGIARFDPTTHTYTYYKYDPAATGNTGLPDRFVYTLLASRTGNVWVAINGKGISRLDPATGRFTHYSAGSRPGQLNNDEVLTFYEDEAGMLWIGTNQGGLNRLDPKTGRFSAFTTREGLPSNRIVGIEGDRAGYLWLSTNHGICRFDPRTGMVRNYDVGDGLPSNDFLENAVFSTSREILFGSLNGLVRLIPNNIRDDRRPFAVHITDFKVLNKSHPLTDSVIRLAYNENFVSFEFAALTYVLPQQSRYAYQLTGVDPKWVSSGNRRFASYTDLPPGNYQFRVKASNSDGIWNDKGTSVRLVIGSPWWATPWAYGVYFLLAGGVIVGSVRAYTSRIRREQELELNRKQTEQLKAVDELKTRFFSNITHEFRTPLSLILSPVEKLLQEPSFDTPTQQTLSMVQRNARQLLRLINQLLDLSKLEANSMGVAMMQGIIPEFIGQLIDTFLASAEQKGIQLVYTTEPMPQEYLFDADKWEKILTNLLSNAVKFTPSGGQVTVKLSLTPPATQSGQPTVGLIVTDTGIGIPASELPRIFDRFYQVDNSRTRAYEGTGIGLSLVKELVDLLGGTITVDSTHGQGTTFSLTLPVKPAAEAAAAAQVPRAVPTGDDRPTLASPASMLPQPPRVGTDSDEDLLTPLILVVEDNEELREFIARELSTTYRVMTAANGEAGWALAQTELPDVVVSDVMMPLMDGHELTRLLKTHPETEHIAVIILSAKAAYQSRVEGLKEGADDYLAKPFHLPELHLRLNNLVSRQQKLRDYYRRQLTQPETPVPLETELDPFLRQVYEILEKHLTEVDISVDWLADRMAMSRKTLYRKVQTLTQLAPNDLIRQYRLRKAADLLRGGLNAAETAYETGFKTQSHFAKVFKGFYGSTPTDFPNKPIE
- a CDS encoding NAD(P)/FAD-dependent oxidoreductase → MPSSLIIGAGMAGLTAARELSRHGWNVTVLDKGRGLGGRLATRRLEQARLDHGAQYFSATTPEFQETVQALVANGVSTEWPLNGGDTTFGQPRYIGIDGMNTVAKALAKNLTVRTGETVIAIRPVTNGWLVETASGQRYPADTLLITIPAPQALSLLQQSDYILPVDDAVSLAAIDYEPCLAVMAALNQSSALPEPGAFRYETGDIAWIVDNTRKGISPNQPSVTIHASADFSRAHFDSDLDGAGQYLLQQVSQWIPAGSINAVQVHRWRYSLARQRHPAPFLAVNTVHPLLFGGDGFGAGNVEGAYTSGLQMARFLTAT
- a CDS encoding flavin-containing monooxygenase — encoded protein: MKPDVDVAIIGAGFAGLGAAVRLKQRGQTSFLVFERAAEVGGTWRDNVYPGCACDVPSHLYSLSFAPNPNWSRMYSTQPEILDYLKHVVATYQLAPAIRYNTAIIRTEFSEEDAFWTLTDHRGNQTTARVVIGAIGPLNRPSLPTIAGMDSFAGRAFHSSNWDSTCDFTGKRVAVIGTGASAIQIVPQLALVAGQLTVFQRTAPYVTPRMDRAISAREQRLFRRMPIVQKTYRSFIYWLNELRGLSFLGNETFNRLGTKEALKHLNAAIKDPVLRARVTPDYKLGCKRVLVSDDYYPALTRPNVELVTDRIDRATPAGIVTTDGTERPFDYIIFGTGFVASEIICDLHIVGRKGHNLFDQWLETGPEAHYGITASGYPNLLFLVGPNTGLGHTSIIHMIESQVQYVLGYLDLLDRAGPGAFLDVKAEAQKEYNAGIQQKLAGTVWASGCQSWYMDSRGKNTTLWPALTVTYRQATRRVNPAHYDVVRVGNREALPA
- a CDS encoding TetR/AcrR family transcriptional regulator; protein product: MTMERILRAMGDVMAERGTEKAGINAVAERAGVNKVLIYRYFGGWNGLLEAYVQRGFFLSMFNEKFLESVPDSLPAENRSKVWSEYTIQFMREFRARKPSQELIRWEMSHGETELARRLADFRDQSYKDLIDKLAPYSDFDPVAITSLMVAAVTHMVLISTQRDKIVDIDLRTEAGWERLETAIRRIYSSLNIALERENAKKVEAK
- a CDS encoding WapI family immunity protein, whose product is MLLTGQRSFFELNILDYENASDSPASADRNLLWVAVRSGWQHHQSMSTAAILYTYEIDMLLNWLRHLYATGRSQNRLLFREPCLSFECISADTDEFLLQIKLANEVAPDWHDDPFSPFWLPIVVPKRKLLEAINQLAEQFIIFPVRR